GGCCGACGGCAAGTCTTCCTTCCACGCGGAAACAAGGCCGTTGGCGGTTGCGTGGAAAGTAACACCTGTCCCGTCCGTGCGGATTTCTACCCAACCGGCTCTCATCAATCGCGTAAGAGCTTCAACGACCACTCGCCTTGGAAGCAGCGATTCCTTGGCTAGCTCGGCAGCCGATCTGGATGTGCGGCACACCGCCTGAAGCAAGAGATGCTCGATTACGCTCCAACGCCGTCCTCGCTCTATTTTGAAACGGCGCTTTCCTCGCAATACTGGAAAGACTATGTGGATCGTAACCGACGTGGTGTCTTCAGACTTTTGCGACATCAATCACCTCAACCTCGTCGCGAGCCGATCCACTCAAGAGAGCATCATAAAATTTCCTGAAAAACTTCATTTCGTCCATGTCGACAGGAGAGTTTTCGATTACATGCTTGTAAAACTCTAAGCTTCCAACGATCACGAGCTTCCAGCGCGCGCGGCTAAGAAGCACGTTCATTCGTTCGCTTTTTGTAAGAAAGCCAAGTGCCTTTTGCGGATTTGTATGCATGTTGTTGCGGACCAGCGATATCACAACGCAATCCGCTTCTCCGCCCTGGAACGAGTCGACGGTGCCACAATATTCATCTTCGGTGACCGCGGGTTTGAACGTCTTTATGTTACTGAGACGCTCGCCCAAGCGATCGCTCAAGGTCTTTTTCAATAGCTTCACCTGGGCGCGGTATGGCGACAGGACCGCGAGCGAAGGTTGTTTTTCGGTACCGGGACGAAGCAGGCGCAAAACCCGAGCAACGGCTTCAATTTCCTCATGGTTTGACCAAATCGGACGACTTTCGCTGTAATCTGTGCCCAAGGGTGCCTTGCGCGAATAGGGCATGTTGATGAACGTGATCGGCTTGCCCTGCAGGATGTCACCATCGAAACGAACCACGGGTGTACCTGCAAATTTCGCTTCAGTAGCGGGGAACGTGGTTAGTTCGTCATCGTAGAAGCATTTTGAAACGATGCGGGCAATGGCAGGATGCATGCGGTGCTGCTCGTTCAGGCGTCTCGCGATAGGTCGGAGCGATGGCCGCTCTGCCGTCCGTTTGAAATCACGTTCAACGAACGTGCCGAAGAGCTTGAGATATTCCAATGCATCGGCACACGCTCGCCCAAGGCTATCCACGCCGCTTTCTATTTCTTCAATGGCATCGTCTAAGAGAGCGTCGCGCATATAGCGGGAAATGAGGACGCTGGAGGCTGCGACTGCTTTCTGGACATCGGACGGAACCCGCAGCAACTTTGTGATTCGATCCGTATCGAAGGGCGGCAACTGCTTATGGTCTCCAATCATAAGCCTACGATACGAAAGCAGTAGGGGAGAAATCAGCTCGGTGCCTGTCGCCTTGCCCGCTTCCTCGATGATCGTCCAGTCAAAGTAACCGCGTTCTTCAATCAATGTTTCGATGGCTGCGGAATTCGTCGTGGCAAAGACAAGGTTTGCGGATCTCAGTATCATGCTTTCCAAAGCGCGCCTGTCAGCCGAAGTTTTTGTACGGCGTGCTGGACGAGAGCGTAGGTTCGACGTATCGTGATTGACGTCCCCTACGAGCGATCTTACTCGCTCCTGAACCGAGGCGGAACCTTCTGTGAGCAACGGACTATCTGCCAAATCGGATATCCGTCTGTCGGCTTGCACATCTACTTCCACATCCCCGTCGGACCGGACGCCATCTGAAGATCTGGCTCTGACAATCAATGGACCGTCATCGATGCCGGCGAATAGCCCATGGATTTCACCTAGTAGATGGTCCAACGCAGAGTTGCTCTGTGCCGAGAGTAGTAGGCGACTTGTTGGGTCATCCGCGAAGCGTCGGCGGACAATATCCGCAGTGAGATAGGTCTTACCAACACCCGGCGGCCCCTGTAACAAGAACATCGGTATCGTCGCCAATATCTCGATAAGTGCCTTTTGTTTCGAACTGTCCAGCTCCTTGAACTCGGGGCTACTGGTATCGAGAGGGTCTTGACTGTTTTCAATCCGGCCGCGCGGATCCGCAAGCATTTCGAGGAGCTCCTTGTGGCGGAATAGCGCTGACAAGGCCTTCAATCGACGTTTTAGCTGGACAATCGTGCCCGCAGTATCTGAGGGTGTGAGATAAGCGCGGCCGGTGACCTGAGGTGCCTGGAATCCTTCCAGACTAAACCATCCACCGGTCGATTGCGAGGGAAGCTCAGCGATC
This genomic stretch from Rhizobium sp. CB3090 harbors:
- a CDS encoding AAA domain-containing protein, coding for MNTKRSKKPNFLSGYQMAEDTLLEPDRSTGRPGIWPGVDEDGRNILIKFWPAQSARIDRDLEEIWRSEIRQLHTLGALPEANDLIVRMVANGRDNSGFYLVLDAGEGVPLAVAYRRKTLPKLLATNRTPQTRAVLWQNFRRVIRGLDLLHSQGAIHRNIDPWSVISNFSAEPDFRLTGFEWSMRIAETTTDKKGVREAPRRRPAASFAGDWYDLALVIAQTLDIPAERLADMNLVPSSVADHASTLEVRLLRTMLGLLHIDRLDGEQLLGRVEEIINFYGSEAAGKDAKFHIALRLGENSKLTRKIRAASNYTIENAELAEQIEFFFNDISQNASFIACKSEVGDNLTYYLCGEHLNYRLKPYRTPGSDDETWDFATCDDADAEPPLSWLLESSIDIAQTQVDLWEWREAAKLFPTMRGKIASWQTLIRQGQQTATSKSPVEQVHQAMCLLLLLELAYAAADIFPVMVMPAKTGQSTGDVYRISASDLMDSERLELSEALKLDPPAVRLKKLFEADEFKEEGAWALLEAGELGDRTGSTNWRIAELPSQSTGGWFSLEGFQAPQVTGRAYLTPSDTAGTIVQLKRRLKALSALFRHKELLEMLADPRGRIENSQDPLDTSSPEFKELDSSKQKALIEILATIPMFLLQGPPGVGKTYLTADIVRRRFADDPTSRLLLSAQSNSALDHLLGEIHGLFAGIDDGPLIVRARSSDGVRSDGDVEVDVQADRRISDLADSPLLTEGSASVQERVRSLVGDVNHDTSNLRSRPARRTKTSADRRALESMILRSANLVFATTNSAAIETLIEERGYFDWTIIEEAGKATGTELISPLLLSYRRLMIGDHKQLPPFDTDRITKLLRVPSDVQKAVAASSVLISRYMRDALLDDAIEEIESGVDSLGRACADALEYLKLFGTFVERDFKRTAERPSLRPIARRLNEQHRMHPAIARIVSKCFYDDELTTFPATEAKFAGTPVVRFDGDILQGKPITFINMPYSRKAPLGTDYSESRPIWSNHEEIEAVARVLRLLRPGTEKQPSLAVLSPYRAQVKLLKKTLSDRLGERLSNIKTFKPAVTEDEYCGTVDSFQGGEADCVVISLVRNNMHTNPQKALGFLTKSERMNVLLSRARWKLVIVGSLEFYKHVIENSPVDMDEMKFFRKFYDALLSGSARDEVEVIDVAKV